The proteins below are encoded in one region of Neofelis nebulosa isolate mNeoNeb1 chromosome 17, mNeoNeb1.pri, whole genome shotgun sequence:
- the ZNF784 gene encoding zinc finger protein 784, protein MAAARPEPPSPSSAAPEPRSPETPDLVLVPDDGRPATPPSDLIEIQVVKVTDTTLVPEPPEPGSLHCALCPAAFRLVSELLFHEHGHLAGAEGGGQGGDPSRCHVCGHSCPGPASLRAHYSLHTGERPYRCALCPRAFKALAPLLRHQHRHGVEPGSSQRPPEAAAAREQRPGVPQERSEVVMAAAAAGAAVGKPFACRFCAKPFRRSSDMRDHERVHTGERPYHCGICGKGFTQSSVLSGHARIHTGERPFRCALCDRTFNNSSNFRKHQRTHFHGPGPGVGDSGSQLASGAEEPGSGCGAGDSLEEGQGETAKVKVEVAQ, encoded by the exons ATGGCTGCCGCGCGCCCGGAGCCCCCGAGTCCGAGCTCAGCGGCCCCGGAGCCGCGATCCCCGGAGACGCCGGACCTG gtCCTGGTGCCAGATGATGGCCGGCCCGCCACACCCCCGAGTGACCTCATCGAGATCCAGGTGGTGAAGGTGACGGACACCACGCTGGTACCTGAGCCCCCGGAGCCAGGTTCCCTCCACTGTGCCTTGTGCCCAGCTGCCTTCCGGCTGGTGTCTGAGCTGCTGTTCCACGAACATGGCCACCTGGCGGGGGCTGAGGGCGGCGGGCAGGGTGGGGACCCCAGCCGGTGTCATGTGTGTGGCCACAGCTGTCCGGGCCCCGCCAGCCTCCGCGCGCACTACAGCCTGCACACGGGGGAGCGGCCCTACCGCTGCGCCCTCTGCCCCCGGGCCTTCAAGGCCCTGGCGCCTCTGCTGCGGCACCAGCACCGACACGGGGTGGAGCCGGGGAGCTCTCAGAGGCccccggaggcggcggcggctcgGGAACAGAGGCCCGGGGTGCCCCAGGAGAGGTCGGAGGTGGTgatggcggcggcggcagcgggcgCGGCGGTGGGGAAGCCTTTCGCCTGCAGGTTCTGCGCCAAGCCGTTCCGCCGCTCATCAGACATGCGCGACCACGAGCGGGTGCACACGGGCGAGCGGCCCTACCACTGCGGCATCTGCGGCAAGGGCTTCACCCAGTCCTCGGTGCTCAGCGGCCACGCACGCATCCACACCGGGGAACGCCCCTTCCGCTGCGCCCTGTGCGATCGCACTTTCAACAACTCCTCTAACTTCCGCAAACACCAGCGCACCCACTTCCACGGGccagggccgggggtgggggactCTGGCAGCCAGCTGGCGTCCGGGGCCGAGGAGCCAGGGAGTGGCTGTGGGGCAGGAGACAGTCTGGAAGAAGGCCAAGGGGAGACGGCAAAGGTGAAGGTGGAGGTCGCCCAGTAG